The nucleotide sequence ATTAACAAAATGTCGTGTCATGCGAATACAAGTCAGGTGAATATGCCTCAAACTTCGACCGACACTTAGTTGTCACTTTATTGATACGATAAAAAGTGATGGTTTATTCTTTTTTCAGGTGCCCGCAACTTAAAACCATGTCATTGAAGCGCAGTAACATGGCACAAGTTGTGCTTAATTGCCCTCTTCTGCTTGAACTTGATATGGGTTCTTGCCACAAACTTCCTGATGCTGCTATTCGTGCTGCTGCAACTTCATGCCCTCAACTAGTGAAACTGGACATGCGTAATTGTTCTTGTGTCAGCGATGAAACACTGCGTGAAATAGCACAACATTGTCCTAATCTTGGTTTTCTTGATGCATCATACTGCCCAAACATATCTTTGGAGGTGTGCTTTAAACTGTATACTTattttttgcatatttaagaTTGTATTTTGAACAAGAGTTTCTAGCTTTGTCTGACACGGTCACCTTTCTTTTTTAAGTCTGTTCGACTCCCAATGTTGACCATTCTAAGACTTCATAGCTGTGAGGGCATCACTTCTGCGTCAATGGCTGCAATAGCTCACAGTTCTATGTTGGAGGTATGTTATTTGTTCCAGATATTGATATTAACGACTTGTCTGAATTCCCGAGTATTAGGACGAGTACATGACATAACTGCCAATGCAGGTTTTGGAGCTTGACAATTGCAGTCTATTGACTTCGGTGTCGTTGGATCTTCCACGTTTGCAGAATATTAGATTGGTGTACTGTCGCAAGTATGTTTCtgcttcattttctctctccccAGAAAAGACAAAATTCCATTATTGATATTTGTCTTACTCTGTTGCTTGTGTACTTAATGTTTAAGAAAATATCCAATCCTTAGTTTATCTGATTAATTTTTTGAATGGTTTCCTTGGCAGATTAGCAGATTTGAATTTGAGAGCTATATCGCTTTCTTCTATACAAGTGTCTAACTGCTCTGTACTCCACCGGATCAATATCACTTCAAATTCACTTCAAGTATGTCGTGTAATAATGTCTTTTTAACTCCACATTCTCATATTGCATAGTATAGCCCTCAATGATGACCTTTGTGGTTATGCAGAAATTAGCACTGCAAAAGCAGGATAGCTTAACTACATTAGCGCTGCAATGCCAATCTTTACAAGAAGTGGACCTCTCTGAGTGTGAATCATTGACAAACACTGTATGTGATGTTTTTAGTGACGGTGGAGGATGTCCCATGTTGAAATCACTAGTTCTTGATAATTGTGAGGtacatgaatatatatatatatatatatatatatatatatatatattatttttgcatTTCTTGGATTCACTTTCTAAAATTTCATTATTCATGAGCTATTTTAGTACTATATTTTGACAATTCAAATGGGTGTTTAATGTTTTCCCACTCTTGATCCTTTCTACACAATTCTAATTGTATTTATAAACGACATCATCAACTAATCTAGTTGTGCCACACTGCCATAACTTACTGATTGAAATTTTGCCCATGGTTTCTATAATACCAAAGTacttttttatgttatattgtTAATTTCTCACTTGAAGTTTCTGAAAATGGTATTTTTGGTATTCTGACAGAAGTCGCAATAGCAGTCTAAAGAATTGttgaaattcatcaatcatTTAGTTATTACAATATCAGTATTTGAATGAATCAATTTAATACTATTtacttcataaaaaatgtttcaGCAGTGGGAAATAATTGGGATTACGTCTTAACTTTCCTGGTTGTTGTATATATGACAGATTGGGTTTCTTTAAATTCCTGGTATTTTGTCGGTGAAATGTTCTATATTCGTATTAAtggtaacattttttattttattttattttatcatatttggtGTTTGCTGCATGTAGAGCTTGACTTCAGTTCGGTTCATCAGCACCTCGTTAGTCAGTCTCTCCCTTGGTGGTTGCCGAGCAGTTACTACTCTTGAGCTAACATGCCCTTATCTTGAGAAGGTCATATTGGATGGTTGTGATCATTTGGAAAATGCATCATTTTGCCCTGTAAGTGATACTGATATATTAGATGCTTCACAGTTCGATTTTTATGAGAGGAAATCTTTTATTTCCTCCCTATTGAGTGCTTCAATTATTATGAGccgaattttttttcttctttccttttgAGTTGATCATGTGATGAAATATGCGAGAAATTAAAACTACAGAATAATAGGTTAACATCGTTTGCTTGTATTTATTTAGCTATCTGCATGGTTTAAGTAATAGCTTCATACATTTCATTCCTAGAGGTTGTTGTATTAGGGCTTTGTAATTTGGGACCACGGTTATTATCAGCGTGTTAAGACACATTGGATTCATTTCAATAAAACTTAACCCAATAGATAGAAATCGTTGTTCATATCTAATTTTGACCGTGAAGCTTAACACAAATCTCGATTCATTGTGGCGAGTCCCAACTTGCCCACTGAAATGTGAAACCAACTGCTTTTTACTGGCTGTGTGTAACCAACCACTTTCTTAGTAAAGATTTGATAAGATCCGTAATATAGGATTCATGATTTGAATCTCAATCTGATAGCTAAGCAACTTCCGTTTTTCATCTACTTCTCAGGTTGGTCTTCGATCTCTCAATTTAGGAATATGCCCAAAATTAAACATACTTCGCATTGAAGCGATGTTAATGGTCTCACTTGAGTTGAAAGGATGTGGTGGACTGTCTGAAGCATCCCTTAATTGTCCTCTCTTGACATCACTGGATGCTTCCTTTTGCAGGTGACGCTTTATCTGCTAGTTTCTTGGTTATCCTGCTTATGTATGGAGTATGTACTGATTGTTGTTTTGAATTACAGCCAACTCACTGATGACTGCTTGTCTGCAACAACCCGTGCCTGTCCACTGATTGAGTCATTAATATTAATGTCCTGCCCATCGATTGGGTTAGATGGACTCTGTTCCCTGCATTGGCTCCCAAATTTAGCTCTGCTTGATTTATCATACACTTTCCTGGTGACTCTGCAGCCTGTTTTTGATTCTTGTAAACAACTAAAggtaaaaaacattatattttagtttacatATTTTTTACTGTCTTGCAAATTACAAATAGTATAATAGTAGTGAAGAACCGCTCCTCCCATCCTCAAAACAAATCTACGGAAGTGAGGGTTATTTAGTTAAAAAACCTAGCAAAGTTATGATATTACCATACACGTACGAGTTTTGTGTCAATCTTGTGATTTAAATACTTGTACAAGTGTTTGGATACAGATGGGAATAATGTGAGATGTCCATTAGTTGTTTTTAACATAATAAAGCTCAAATGCTTGGTGAATAAGAGCTTAAATAAAATGTCTATCCAAGTGTACTCATAGCCCTTTACTTTCTCCCCTCTAATCTTTGTGAACatgaatttgtttattttcccctttatttggattttattaAAACATAACGTGGTAATAATGTTAATTGGTTCACTTTTGAATGTACTGATGATAATTTGTTGCTGATGAAATAGATGGATGGACATGTCCATACATCTGTTAGAAGTCttaattaattgtaatttttttattttatgtttttggagtgcaaaaaaacaatttattttatttttcatcggAGCTCAAATATTTTACGTCTTCCTGAAACAATGAAGACACGTCTTCCTGAAACAATGAAGACACAAATTAACAGAGAAATGGAGATAGAAGGGGATGGAAAAGAGTGAGAGGAAAAGTGGGTAAAACGaagattattttgtttaaagaaataGAATGTTGTTACACACTTGCTTACTCATTTCTTGGTCCACAGATTATGGAATGATGTATGTTTGTATCATTATTCTCTATTCTTTATCTGACGgtaacatttttgtttcttgaagGTACTAAAGTTGCAGGCATGCAAATATCTCACCGACTCATCACTTGAACCTCTTTACAAGGGGGGTGCTTTACCAGCTCTTCAGGAGTTGGATTTGTCTTATGGAACTTTGTGTCAGAAAGCCATAGAAGAGCTTCTTTCTTGTTGCACTCACCTTACACGTGTGAGTTTAAACGGATGTGTGAATATGCATGATTTAAACTGGGGGCACAGTCAAGGGAAGTTTCCTGAGTTACCTGGCATAAGCATCCTATCCATCGCAAGTTCCTACGAAAACAATCATGTGTCAAGTGAGCAACCCATCCGATTACTTCAGAACCTCAACTGTGTGGGTTGTCCAAATATTAGGAAGGTTTTCATTCCATCAACAGCACACTGTtcccatttattatttttaaacctTTCACTGTCGGCTAATTTGAAGGAAGTTGATGTAGCTTGTCTCAATCTATGCTGGCTTAATCTAAGGTATTGTTCGCCCCTCAAAAGAATGTGGATTGGTTTCTGACCTCGAAACAAATTATAATGTTTTGACTTATCTCTTCAGCAACTGTTCCTCATTGGAAGTTTTGAAGCTAGAGTGTCCGAGATTGACCAATCTATTCCTTCAGGTTATTATTCTTATCTGCCAATTTAAATTTATCCACACACATCATAATTGTTGTTTCTTGCAAACATATCACACTTAGGAAATGGTTCCCAGTTCCAACCTAATAGAGATTGAGACTTGCATGGTTAATGATTTAGTGAGACTCAACGAGTGAATTTTACCAAATAGGAGTGTCTGTGTGTGTTGGAAAGAATGCGTGAAGATCGAATTGCTAGCATTGCCTTCACTGCATTACAATTTAGAATTCACAACTGTCGGAAAGAATGTGTTAAGATTTTATTGCTAGCATTGCTTTTTTCTGCATTACATTTTATAGCGCTGTCATTGGCTATCATTAtctttttagaaaattataCGGTAGTGTTTTTGTCCCAATCTTTTGGCTGGTTTATCCCTCTCCTTTTTAAGAATGGGCTgcatacatttttcttaaaaaaatgttagggtATGGGGTTGACCTCTGGTCCTTCACCTAAAATAAATGTGACATTTGATATTCCTCAAATCACTtgaggaatatttttttttaaaattgtaatgaCTTAACTTCAGTCATTCTTGCAACCCATCCTTTGATTCATTGTTGTGTTAATAGTTATTTGCTTTCTAATATGTTTGTTCGCGTTTGGACAATTTGGTTTTTTTAGGCGTGCAATATTGATGAGGAGGCTGTTGAAGCTGCTATATCAAAATGTACTATGTTGGAGACTCTTGATGTTCGCTTCTGTCCTAAGGTGAGAGCAAAtgcatataatatttttgaaatgttgATTTCGGCAAATGAACCTTTATTTTGCATATGATTGTTGCATGGGATGTTCTTCAATCATTTATGGGATATTTTATGGTGCTTTGCAGATAAGCTCAGCGAGTATGGGAAAATTTCGTGCAGCATGTTCTGGTTTGAAGCGTATATACAGCAGCTTGTCAACTTCATCAGCATGATTTAGAATCTTTGATGTTTTGTGGTGCTTGTTCACTCGGAGAGAAGGCACACTTGGCAATAAATCGGGTTATTCCTAATGTATTGTAAATTGTTATCTTTTatattgttgtttgtttggCATATAGAAATGAGGTTATCTTCATGCATTGCCACAATaagtttttgatgttttttacttgttgtaaattttatatttcaatttgttgcTGCATATTGTATTCTGAAATGTTCTGAAGAATAGGTGTTTGTTTGATccttttcatatacattttatGCTGTAATATTGACATTtacattttgaagaatagatgCTTGTTT is from Medicago truncatula cultivar Jemalong A17 chromosome 1, MtrunA17r5.0-ANR, whole genome shotgun sequence and encodes:
- the LOC11432407 gene encoding F-box/LRR-repeat protein 15; translated protein: MNLWCCLWFNREEEDKEAVIHDERCQLVEPGMNNNDDEDIFGNVNSDEDEEIEAGNYEANFRREFLIDGFDSWPAVRRSIGESSSVSAAVIPNSGPESPVADENRDSSHKRAKFYNECNFDDLASTSKVNYSMDYADFDSSIQPSNNSCYGDFALVCSGEDGNGVEDGGGNDDDNSELEDQEIVRMDLTDDLLHMVFSFLDQNNLCRAARVCKQWRAASTHEDFWKSLNFENRDISEEQFEDMCRRYPNATALSISGPSIYLLVMKAISLLRNLEVLTLGRGQIGDAFFLALPDCTMLRELHINDSTLGNSIQEISIVHERLCHLELTKCRVMRIQVRCPQLKTMSLKRSNMAQVVLNCPLLLELDMGSCHKLPDAAIRAAATSCPQLVKLDMRNCSCVSDETLREIAQHCPNLGFLDASYCPNISLESVRLPMLTILRLHSCEGITSASMAAIAHSSMLEVLELDNCSLLTSVSLDLPRLQNIRLVYCRKLADLNLRAISLSSIQVSNCSVLHRINITSNSLQKLALQKQDSLTTLALQCQSLQEVDLSECESLTNTVCDVFSDGGGCPMLKSLVLDNCESLTSVRFISTSLVSLSLGGCRAVTTLELTCPYLEKVILDGCDHLENASFCPVGLRSLNLGICPKLNILRIEAMLMVSLELKGCGGLSEASLNCPLLTSLDASFCSQLTDDCLSATTRACPLIESLILMSCPSIGLDGLCSLHWLPNLALLDLSYTFLVTLQPVFDSCKQLKVLKLQACKYLTDSSLEPLYKGGALPALQELDLSYGTLCQKAIEELLSCCTHLTRVSLNGCVNMHDLNWGHSQGKFPELPGISILSIASSYENNHVSSEQPIRLLQNLNCVGCPNIRKVFIPSTAHCSHLLFLNLSLSANLKEVDVACLNLCWLNLSNCSSLEVLKLECPRLTNLFLQACNIDEEAVEAAISKCTMLETLDVRFCPKISSASMGKFRAACSGLKRIYSSLSTSSA